Within the Halobaculum limi genome, the region CGTCCCCGGCGGCTACGTCGCCGTGTACACACCGTTCGTGGAGGACGCCCGAGATACGGAACTGGCCGCCCGCGAGGCTGGACTCGGCGGCGTCGAGACGCTGGAGACGATTCAGCGGGAACTCACCGTGGACGACCGCGGCACGCGACCGAGTACGGCGGGCGTCGGCCACACCGGCTACCTCCTGTTCGCTCGCCGCGTCGAGTGATAATCCAACGCGGACGGAACCTGAAAAGTAAAGTCGGGGTGCCGCACACGTTGTGCTATGTCGACAGGTCCCCACTCGACACTCGCCGGCCGGGTGTGCTCGCAGGCGTCCGGCGCACTCGTCGTCGCACCTCCACCCTCGCTCGTTCGTGCGGTCGTCTCGCGACTCTCCGCACCACCCGACGCGTCAGCGTCGGATCAGGCGACTGGCCGCGTTCGACTCCTGTGTACCGAGGCTGCCGTCCGGACGGCGATGGTTGACTTTCTCACCGCGAGCGGCGCGGCCGACGCTGTCGCCGACGGTCGACTCGCCGTCCGAACCGTGCCGTCGCTCGATTCGAGTTTCACCCTCGCCGACGGAGCGGTCTACGCCCACGTCTCGATACCGGAGACACAGGCGAGTGAACCGACGATGCCGACGGGGTTCGGTGACGTGTCCGGCGACGACGAGTCCCTCTACACGGCACTCTCGGCCCCGTACGAACAGACGTGGGCGAACGCGGACGAGTACGACCCGGACGTACCGCCGCGGTCGCAGGTCGTCGAATCGTTCCGTGAGCGGTGGCCCGAAGCGGCAGAGACGTTGGCGGCGACGTTCGCGTCGGCGGAGACGCTCCGGACCGACAGCGCCGTCGACCCGGTTCTCGTATGCACGCTCGTCGCCGCACGCCATCGCCTGCTGACGATGCACCTCGGCGAGTGGGTGGAAGACGTCGGCTTCTCCAGTCGGACGGAGGTCTCCCGCGCGAAGGGGCGACTCGTCGACGCCGACCTCGCGGACACCGAACCGGAGACGGAGGGCGTTGGCCGGCCGCGACACCGACTCGTTCCGACCGCGGCCGTCGAACAGGCGACGGGAGCCGAACTGCTCGCGACGGCGCGGGCGACGCTGGTCGAGTGACCGATCGGGGGACACCGATAAGTCGATCCGAACCGTTGCCACGAACGGTAATGAGCGCCGACGATATGGAAGACCCGAGTACACGCGAGACGACGACCTGGCCCGACTTCGGCATCGCGCTGTACGAACGGCTCACCGGCCGCGGCGCGGAGATCAGTTACACGTTCGACGATATGGAGATCGACGTCCCCAGTCAGGCAGGTGCAGACGCCGAACACGCTCACTGGCGACTCAACGGGACGCTCCGAATCGCCTCACACAGACACGAGAATACCGACGAGGAGTAGTCGCTCGTGAGCGACGCCTCCC harbors:
- a CDS encoding transcriptional regulator TbsP domain-containing protein yields the protein MSTGPHSTLAGRVCSQASGALVVAPPPSLVRAVVSRLSAPPDASASDQATGRVRLLCTEAAVRTAMVDFLTASGAADAVADGRLAVRTVPSLDSSFTLADGAVYAHVSIPETQASEPTMPTGFGDVSGDDESLYTALSAPYEQTWANADEYDPDVPPRSQVVESFRERWPEAAETLAATFASAETLRTDSAVDPVLVCTLVAARHRLLTMHLGEWVEDVGFSSRTEVSRAKGRLVDADLADTEPETEGVGRPRHRLVPTAAVEQATGAELLATARATLVE